In a genomic window of Ralstonia insidiosa:
- a CDS encoding RNA polymerase sigma factor, with product MADGSRAVLRDFLVERYSHLKYLLARRLGNPDLAGDALQDIWLRLEGNGNTDAIEPVQNPGAYLYRMAFNAAIDQQRAEDRRLSVGEVETMLELVSPTPGPAEVAEANSELDALIRAMEQMPQRRRDILLAVRLEGTPQREVAERFGISLRLVELELQRAQEHCAAKLGR from the coding sequence ATGGCTGACGGCAGCCGCGCCGTACTGCGCGATTTTCTGGTGGAGCGCTACAGCCACCTGAAATACCTGCTCGCTCGCCGGCTGGGCAACCCGGATCTGGCCGGCGACGCACTGCAGGACATCTGGCTGCGCCTGGAAGGCAACGGCAACACCGATGCCATCGAGCCGGTGCAGAACCCCGGTGCGTATCTCTACCGCATGGCCTTTAACGCGGCGATTGACCAGCAGCGTGCCGAAGACCGTCGCCTGAGCGTGGGCGAGGTTGAGACCATGCTCGAACTGGTCAGCCCCACACCCGGCCCGGCTGAAGTGGCCGAAGCCAACTCCGAGCTCGACGCGCTGATCCGCGCGATGGAGCAGATGCCCCAGCGCCGCCGCGACATCCTGCTGGCCGTGCGCCTGGAGGGCACGCCGCAGCGGGAGGTGGCCGAGCGCTTTGGCATCTCGCTGCGGCTGGTGGAGCTGGAGCTGCAACGCGCCCAGGAGCACTGCGCCGCCAAGCTTGGCCGATAA
- a CDS encoding FecR family protein — MKAAPEPHKTTLKIPHTLRRDAHAWVRRLTSGEATVADAQALKRWCDTSDAHAAAFAEARQLWKDFGPAGEAVRRRQAAKARRAPTLGRRAFLGGAFATAAGAAVAVVAPAGLWGAFPSLAADLRTKTGEQRQVALGADVTIDMNTHTSVALRRDAGALHGVDLLDGEIAVNSARGAAQPFVVAAGPGRAIATQASFEVRNLDARVCVTCLSGDVRVEVGGRSLTLAANQQVTYDKYMLGTVAQTDVATASAWRNGVLVFRQTPLSDVVSEINRYRPGHVLVVDDKLARSRLNGRFRIDRLDTVFAQIREVLGASVTELPGGIVLLG, encoded by the coding sequence ATGAAGGCAGCACCCGAACCCCATAAGACGACATTGAAGATTCCGCACACGCTGCGCCGCGATGCGCACGCGTGGGTGCGTCGTCTGACCTCGGGCGAGGCCACCGTGGCCGACGCGCAGGCACTCAAGCGCTGGTGCGATACGAGCGATGCGCACGCCGCCGCCTTTGCCGAGGCACGTCAGTTGTGGAAGGACTTTGGCCCGGCGGGTGAGGCTGTACGGCGTCGCCAAGCCGCCAAGGCGCGCCGCGCGCCCACGTTGGGCCGTCGCGCCTTTCTGGGTGGCGCTTTTGCGACGGCGGCCGGTGCTGCCGTGGCTGTGGTTGCGCCGGCTGGCCTGTGGGGTGCGTTCCCCTCATTGGCCGCAGACCTGCGCACCAAGACCGGCGAGCAGCGCCAGGTGGCACTCGGTGCTGACGTGACGATCGACATGAACACGCACACCAGTGTGGCGCTGCGTCGTGATGCGGGCGCGCTGCATGGTGTTGATCTGCTCGATGGCGAGATCGCCGTCAACAGCGCGCGCGGCGCGGCACAGCCGTTTGTTGTGGCAGCAGGCCCCGGCCGTGCGATTGCCACGCAGGCCAGCTTTGAGGTGCGCAATCTCGATGCGCGCGTATGCGTGACCTGCCTGTCGGGCGACGTGCGTGTGGAAGTGGGCGGCCGCAGCCTGACGCTGGCAGCCAACCAGCAGGTCACCTACGACAAATACATGCTGGGCACCGTTGCGCAAACCGATGTGGCCACCGCATCGGCGTGGCGCAACGGTGTGCTGGTTTTCCGCCAGACGCCGCTATCGGATGTGGTGAGCGAGATCAACCGCTACCGCCCTGGTCATGTGCTGGTGGTGGACGACAAGCTCGCGCGCAGCCGCCTGAACGGGCGCTTCCGTATCGACCGGCTCGACACGGTGTTCGCGCAGATACGTGAAGTGCTGGGTGCCAGCGTGACGGAGCTGCCGGGCGGCATCGTGCTGCTGGGGTAA